From a region of the Lactuca sativa cultivar Salinas chromosome 4, Lsat_Salinas_v11, whole genome shotgun sequence genome:
- the LOC111896003 gene encoding E3 ubiquitin-protein ligase BRE1-like 1, which produces MMGGTGEADRKRHFSSISSPTAAAAKKHPFVPSSEDKKLDTVVLKFQNQKLVQKLESQKVECVALENKFSQLREKQLLYNKTLAVVDKSWDELIDKVESCSIRTKNLLSHDRGNKHHLVAGDNASPPPEDVFLHRLLEKGATESSSANSTPSQMQENRETGGNKVQNTFCNIVHAIDGLWGMEDGLYAKAIKQLPEGSYRPESSIELEREVKNLRLAIGDMHIKHRSLARDMQFHRDTDAKNKSELRQLKGELECTIAELEESNKNLSVLKAETDAAKGAIFPVILGNKCVANDRAREKEKDLHDMESLLKELLDQASSRQQELKRLHEERMEILKQLSSLQNTLKNSKGVFSSEAFILVKDQIAKARGDLVQYQALFQKLQVEKDNLGWREKEANMKNDIGEVLRRSSSVSDSRIVDLKMEIQKQIDGRKLIEAKLEEASREPGRKEIIAKFRTFVSSFPEDMGSMQTQLRKHKEASSDVHSLRADVQSLSTILDRKMKELEALSSRSAAQSAEIQRLRATIHDLEESDSELKLILDVHRRETIYSREFIEARNCEYKAWAHVQSLNYSLDEHNLETRVKTAIEAESASQQMLAAAEAKIADLRQKLEKSKKEKYKLSDVLKSKHEENEAYLSEIETIGQAYDDIQTQNQQLLQQITERDDYNIKLVLEGVRARQLNDSLLLDKKTTERKIQQGNTLINFCEIKAERIEDQTKSCSDHVEKVSETRVQKTGALENTQRRLNDVKKTSQQLTESLDESQSKVDTSRVNLMDLQIHLEKERFEKKRVEEELECARRKHTRLRSQLDGSSVVEKLQQELKEYKEILKCSVCHDRPKEVVITKCYHLFCNTCVQKIIETRHRKCPLCTASFGPNDVKPVYI; this is translated from the exons ATGATGGGGGGAACTGGTGAAGCAGACCGCAAACGTCACTTCAGTTCAATATCGTCTCCTACTGCCGCTGCTGCTAAGAAACATCCATTTGTGCCTTCTTCTGAGGATAAAAAG CTTGACACAGTGGTACtgaaatttcaaaatcaaaagctTGTTCAGAAGTTAGAATCACAAAAGGTTGAATGTGTTGCTCTAGAGAACAAGTTCAGTCAACTCAGGGAGAAACAATTGCTATACAACAAAACTTTAGCAGTAGTAGACAAGTCTTGGGACGAG CTAATTGATAAAGTAGAGTCATGCTCTATTCGCACAAAGAATCTGCTGAGTCATGATCGTGGTAATAAACATCATCTGGTTGCAGGGG ATAATGCATCACCACCTCCAGAGGATGTATTTCTTCATCGACTTCTTGAAAAAGGTGCAACTGAGAGTAGCTCTGCAAATAGCACTCCAAGTCAAATGCAAGAAAATCGAGAGACAGGTGGCAACAAAGTTCAGAATACTTTCTGCAATATTGTTCATGCCATTGATGGTCTATGGGGCATGGAAGATGGACTGTATGCCAAAGCTATAAAGCAACTTCCAGAAG GGTCATACAGGCCAGAATCATCTATTGAGTTAGAGAGGGAAGTGAAGAATTTGAGATTGGCAATTGGTGATATGCATATAAAGCACAGATCTTTGGCAAGAGATATGCAGTTCCACCGAGATACTGATGCTAAGAATAAATCAGAGCTCAGACAATTGAAGG ggGAACTGGAGTGTACAATTGCAGAATTGGAAGAAAGCAACAAGAACTTGTCTGTCCTGAAAGCAGAGACAGATGCTGCAAAAGGAGCAATTTTCCCTGTAATTCTTGGAAATAAATGTGTTGCTAATGACAGGGCaagagaaaaagaaaaggatCTACATGATATGGAGTCTTTATTAAAAGAATTACTG GATCAAGCCTCTTCAAGACAACAAGAACTTAAGCGTTTACATGAAGAAAGAATGGAAATATTAAAACAATTATCCAGCTTGCAG AATACCTTAAAGAATTCAAAGGGGGTTTTTTCTTCTGAAGCCTTTATCTTAGTGAAAGATCAGATTGCTAAGGCAAGAGGAGATTTAGTCCAGTATCAAGCTCTATTCCAGAAATTGCAG GTTGAGAAAGACAACCTTGGATGGAGGGAAAAAGAAGCCAACATGAAGAATGATATAGGGGAGGTTTTGCGTCGATCTTCTTCTGTTTCAGATTCTAGAATTGTTGACCTAAAGATGGAAATACAAAAACAAATCGATGGAAGAAAGTTGATCGAAGCTAAATTAGAAGAAGCTTCTAGAGAACCTG GTAGAAAAGAAATCATTGCAAAGTTTAGAACTTTTGTCTCTTCATTTCCAGAAGATATGGGAAGTATGCAAACTCAGTTAAGAAAACACAAAGAGGCTTCTTCAGATGTTCATTCGTTGCGTGCTGATGTTCAATCTCTTTCCACCATTCTTGATAGGAAG ATGAAAGAGCTGGAAGCATTATCTAGTAGATCGGCTGCCCAATCTGCTGAAATACAGAGACTGCGAGCAACG ATACATGACTTGGAGGAGAGTGACTCAGAGTTGAAGCTAATTTTAGACGTGCATAGGCGAGAAACAATCTATTCAAG GGAGTTTATTGAGGCTAGGAACTGTGAGTACAAAGCATGGGCTCATGTTCAGAGCTTGAATTATTCCCTTGATGAGCATAACTTGGAAACACGAGTGAAGACAGCCATTGAAGCTGAATCAGCATCTCAGCAAATGTTAGCTGCTGCAGAAGCTAAAATTGCTGATTTGAGGCAGAaattggaaaaatctaaaaaggAAAAATATAAACTCTCGGATGTCTTGAAGTCCAAGCATGAGGAAAATGAGGCTTACCTTTCTGAGATTGAG ACTATTGGGCAGGCATATGATGACATCCAGACTCAAAATCAACAGCTTTTGCAGCAAATAACTGAGAGAGACGACTATAACATTAAG CTTGTTTTGGAGGGAGTGCGTGCAAGACAGCTAAATGATTCTCTTCTCCTGGATAAAAAAACCACAGAAAGGAAGATCCAACAGGGCAACACATTGATTAATTTCTGTGAAATAAAAGCAGAAAGAATCGAAGATCAG ACAAAATCATGTTCAGATCATGTCGAGAAAGTGTCTGAAACACGGGTTCAAAAAACAGGCGCCTTGGAAAATACCCAAAGGAGACTGAACGATGTTAAAAAAACATCCCAGCAGTTAACAGAGTCCTTGGATGAATCACAGAGCAAGGTCGATACAAGTCGAGTCAATCTCATGGATTTGCAGATCCACTTAGAAAAAGAAAG GTTTGAGAAAAAGAGAGTTGAAGAGGAGTTGGAATGCGCAAGAAGAAAGCACACACGTCTAAGATCACAATTAGACGGGTCTTCGGTTGTTGAAAAGCTTCAACAGGAGCTCAAAGAATACAAAGAAATACTCAAATGCAGCGTTTGCCATGACAGGCCCAAAGAG GTGGTGATTACGAAATGTTATCATCTATTTTGCAACACGTGTGTTCAGAAAATCATTGAAACACGCCACCGCAAGTGTCCTCTTTGTACCGCAAGTTTTGGTCCAAATGATGTCAAACCTGTTTACATCTGA